A genomic window from Pseudonocardia broussonetiae includes:
- a CDS encoding ABC transporter ATP-binding protein: MMSKVAAGVDAPRSVAKGTIPRIWRFAAPYRRWLLAFLALTVVMATIGVATPVLAGQVVNAIVGDGTASAAAATVVGLAAGIAALAILEAVTGLVSRWFSSRIGEGLIVDLRKAVFTHVQKMPVAFFTRTRTGALVSRLNNDVIGAQSAITSTLATVLSNSIQLLLALGVMITLAWQVTLLALLLLPIFVLPARRMGRTIADLRRESADLNAGMSTQMTERFSAPGATLVKLFGRPDEEAAEFGATAERVRDIGVRTAMVSRIFVTALSLVSALAQALVYGLGGYLAVTGQIEPGTVVTLALLLTRLYTPMTALANARVDVMTALVSFERVFEVLDLQPMIRERPDPVPLPAGPVTVALRDVRFGYPGADRVSLASLEEVAVLDRRPSEEVLHGVDLEVGGGQLLALVGSSGAGKSTIASLVPRLYDVDSGAVTLSGVDVRDLSFADLRAAVGVVTQDGHLFHDTIGANLRYAKPDATDAEIVDAMRRARLGEVLDALPDGLDTVVGERGYRLSGGERQRLTIARLLLARPRVVILDEATAHLDSESESAVQEALVEALAGRTAIVIAHRLSTVRRADRIAVVEHGRIVESGTHDELIAAGGRYAVLHRTQFAQDRGSDGVFVTDGVECGIDGCTVRHSEEHYVG, translated from the coding sequence ATGATGAGCAAGGTGGCCGCCGGGGTGGACGCGCCGCGGTCGGTCGCGAAGGGCACGATCCCGCGCATCTGGCGGTTCGCCGCGCCCTACCGGCGCTGGCTGCTCGCGTTCCTGGCGCTCACCGTCGTGATGGCCACCATCGGCGTCGCGACGCCGGTGCTGGCCGGGCAGGTCGTCAACGCCATCGTCGGGGACGGCACCGCGTCGGCCGCCGCGGCCACCGTCGTCGGGCTGGCGGCGGGGATCGCGGCGCTGGCGATCCTGGAGGCCGTCACCGGGCTGGTGTCGCGCTGGTTCTCCTCCCGCATCGGCGAGGGCCTGATCGTCGACCTCCGCAAGGCCGTGTTCACCCACGTCCAGAAGATGCCGGTCGCGTTCTTCACGCGCACCCGCACCGGCGCGCTGGTCAGCCGGCTCAACAACGACGTGATCGGCGCGCAGTCGGCGATCACGTCGACGCTCGCGACGGTGCTGTCGAACTCGATCCAGCTCCTGCTCGCCCTCGGCGTCATGATCACGCTGGCCTGGCAGGTGACCCTGCTGGCCCTGCTCCTGCTGCCGATCTTCGTGCTGCCCGCGCGCCGGATGGGCCGCACGATCGCCGACCTGCGCCGCGAGTCGGCCGACCTCAACGCCGGCATGAGCACGCAGATGACCGAGCGGTTCTCCGCGCCCGGCGCCACGCTCGTCAAGCTGTTCGGGCGGCCCGACGAGGAGGCCGCGGAGTTCGGCGCCACCGCCGAGCGCGTCCGGGACATCGGGGTGCGCACCGCGATGGTGTCGCGGATCTTCGTCACCGCGCTCTCGCTGGTCTCGGCGCTCGCGCAGGCGCTGGTCTACGGCCTGGGCGGCTACCTGGCGGTCACCGGGCAGATCGAGCCCGGCACGGTCGTCACCCTCGCCCTGCTGCTCACGCGGCTCTACACGCCGATGACGGCGCTGGCCAACGCCCGCGTCGACGTCATGACCGCGCTCGTGTCGTTCGAGCGGGTCTTCGAGGTGCTCGACCTGCAGCCGATGATCCGCGAGCGGCCCGACCCCGTGCCGCTGCCCGCCGGGCCGGTCACGGTGGCGCTGCGCGACGTGCGCTTCGGCTACCCGGGCGCGGACCGGGTGTCGCTCGCGTCGCTGGAGGAGGTCGCCGTGCTCGACCGGCGCCCGAGCGAGGAGGTGCTGCACGGCGTCGACCTGGAGGTGGGCGGCGGGCAGCTGCTGGCGCTCGTCGGGTCCTCGGGCGCGGGGAAGTCGACGATCGCGTCGCTCGTGCCGCGCCTCTACGACGTCGACTCCGGAGCGGTGACGCTGTCGGGCGTCGACGTGCGCGACCTCAGCTTCGCCGACCTGCGCGCTGCGGTCGGCGTCGTCACGCAGGACGGGCACCTGTTCCACGACACGATCGGCGCCAACCTGCGCTACGCGAAGCCGGACGCGACCGACGCCGAGATCGTCGACGCGATGCGCCGCGCGCGCCTGGGCGAGGTCCTCGACGCCCTGCCCGACGGCCTCGACACCGTGGTGGGGGAGCGCGGCTACCGGCTGTCGGGCGGCGAGCGCCAGCGCCTGACGATCGCCCGGCTGCTCCTGGCCCGCCCGCGCGTGGTGATCCTGGACGAGGCGACGGCGCACCTGGACTCGGAGTCGGAGTCGGCGGTGCAGGAGGCGCTGGTCGAGGCGCTGGCCGGGCGCACCGCGATCGTCATCGCACACCGGCTCTCGACGGTCCGGCGGGCCGACCGCATCGCGGTGGTCGAGCACGGGCGGATCGTGGAGAGCGGCACGCACGACGAGCTGATCGCCGCGGGCGGGCGCTACGCCGTGCTGCACCGCACGCAGTTCGCCCAGGACCGCGGGTCCGACGGCGTCTTCGTGACCGACGGCGTCGAGTGCGGCATCGACGGCTGCACCGTGCGGCACAGCGAGGAGCACTACGTCGGCTGA
- the egtB gene encoding ergothioneine biosynthesis protein EgtB: protein MTTTVPGTTGPESPEALRTRVADLLAASRARSTALTEAVDEADLVAQHSPLMSPLVWDLAHIGSQEELWLVRDVGGREPLRPEIDGLYDAFQHSRSSRVALPLLSPAEARAYVAQVRDKALDALGRSPLRGRRLEEHGFAFGMIVQHEQQHDETMLATHQLRAGAPVLHAPPPPPGAPLPVTEVLVPGGPFEMGTSVEPWALDNERPAHTVDVPAFVIDTAPVTNAAYAAFVDAGGYDDPRWWSGAGWRHRVDAGLVAPQFWERDGSGTWYRRRFGVLTPLVDDEPVVHVCFHEAQAYATWAGRRLPTEAEWEKAARYDPATGRSRRYPWGDDEPTPEHANLGQRHLQPAPVGAYPKGASPLGVHQLVGDVWEWLDTGFHPYPGYETFPYPEYSEVFFGGDYRMLRGGSFGTDPSALRATFRNWDHPIRRQIFAGFRCARDADARDTDSRDSDSRDA, encoded by the coding sequence ATGACCACGACCGTCCCCGGCACGACCGGGCCCGAGAGCCCCGAGGCCCTGCGCACCCGCGTGGCCGACCTGCTCGCGGCGTCCCGGGCGCGGAGCACCGCGCTCACCGAGGCCGTCGACGAGGCCGACCTCGTCGCCCAGCACTCCCCGCTCATGTCGCCGCTGGTCTGGGACCTCGCGCACATCGGCAGCCAGGAGGAGCTCTGGCTGGTCCGCGACGTCGGCGGCCGCGAGCCGCTGCGCCCCGAGATCGACGGCCTGTACGACGCCTTCCAGCACTCGCGGTCCAGCCGGGTCGCGCTGCCGCTGCTCTCGCCCGCCGAGGCCCGCGCGTACGTGGCGCAGGTGCGCGACAAGGCCCTCGACGCGCTGGGCCGCAGCCCGCTGCGCGGGCGGCGCCTGGAGGAGCACGGGTTCGCGTTCGGGATGATCGTGCAGCACGAGCAGCAGCACGACGAGACGATGCTGGCCACCCACCAGCTCCGCGCCGGGGCGCCCGTCCTGCACGCGCCGCCGCCGCCGCCCGGCGCGCCGCTGCCCGTCACCGAGGTCCTCGTGCCCGGCGGCCCGTTCGAGATGGGCACCTCGGTGGAGCCGTGGGCGCTGGACAACGAGCGCCCCGCGCACACCGTCGACGTCCCGGCGTTCGTCATCGACACCGCGCCGGTCACCAACGCCGCCTACGCCGCGTTCGTCGACGCCGGTGGCTACGACGACCCGCGGTGGTGGAGCGGGGCGGGCTGGCGCCACCGCGTCGACGCCGGGCTGGTCGCGCCGCAGTTCTGGGAGCGCGACGGCTCGGGCACCTGGTACCGCCGCCGCTTCGGCGTGCTCACCCCGCTCGTCGACGACGAGCCGGTGGTGCACGTCTGCTTCCACGAGGCGCAGGCCTACGCCACCTGGGCGGGCCGGCGCCTGCCCACCGAGGCGGAGTGGGAGAAGGCCGCCCGGTACGACCCGGCCACCGGCCGGTCGCGGCGCTACCCCTGGGGCGACGACGAGCCGACGCCCGAGCACGCCAACCTCGGCCAGCGCCACCTGCAGCCGGCCCCGGTCGGCGCGTACCCGAAGGGGGCGTCGCCGCTGGGGGTGCACCAGCTCGTCGGCGACGTGTGGGAGTGGCTCGACACCGGCTTCCACCCCTACCCGGGCTACGAGACGTTCCCGTACCCGGAGTACTCCGAGGTGTTCTTCGGCGGCGACTACCGGATGCTGCGCGGGGGCTCCTTCGGCACCGACCCGTCGGCGCTGCGCGCGACGTTCCGCAACTGGGACCACCCGATCCGCCGGCAGATCTTCGCCGGCTTCCGGTGCGCCCGTGACGCCGACGCCCGTGACACCGACTCCCGTGACTCCGACTCCCGGGACGCTTAG
- a CDS encoding TetR/AcrR family transcriptional regulator, translating to MPRVSTDQLAARRQEILDGARTCFARHGYEGATVRRLEQSTGLSRGAIFHYFRDKDALFLALAEQDAERMADVVAADGLVQVMRNLLHDPVDERSWLGTRLEVSRRLRTEPEFRERWSAHSAALTRATRARLERLARAGSVRDDVPVPVLAQYLELVMEGLVSHLAMGLSADDLEPVLDLVEAAVRRPRPA from the coding sequence ATGCCCCGCGTCAGCACCGACCAGCTCGCGGCGCGGCGCCAGGAGATCCTCGACGGGGCCCGCACCTGCTTCGCCCGGCACGGGTACGAGGGGGCCACGGTGCGGCGGCTCGAGCAGTCCACGGGCCTGTCCCGGGGCGCGATCTTCCACTACTTCCGCGACAAGGACGCCCTGTTCCTGGCCCTGGCCGAGCAGGACGCCGAGCGGATGGCCGACGTCGTGGCGGCCGACGGGCTGGTGCAGGTCATGCGCAACCTGCTGCACGACCCCGTCGACGAGCGGAGCTGGCTGGGCACCCGCCTGGAGGTCTCGCGGCGGCTGCGCACCGAGCCGGAGTTCCGCGAGCGCTGGAGCGCCCACTCCGCGGCGCTGACGCGCGCCACCCGCGCCCGGCTGGAGCGCCTGGCCCGGGCGGGCTCGGTGCGCGACGACGTGCCGGTGCCGGTGCTCGCCCAGTACCTGGAGCTGGTGATGGAGGGCCTGGTCTCGCACCTGGCGATGGGGCTCTCGGCCGACGACCTGGAGCCGGTGCTGGACCTGGTCGAGGCGGCGGTGCGCCGGCCCCGGCCCGCGTAG
- the egtA gene encoding ergothioneine biosynthesis glutamate--cysteine ligase EgtA — protein MTQSVSSGIDGAADPERAAPDAGPSVLHDCADAQAYVASVCFKHGPPRLIGVELEWLVQRTTVPDAPVDLATLAAALGPHAPTTLDPTTPARPLPAGSTITVEPGGQAELASPPFADLGQLLEAVRSDGAELLGRLAAHGVLPHPRAADPLRPPRRLLQLPRYRAMEESFDRTGPYGRSAMCSTAAVQVCVDTGEGAAVARRWAAVHAVGPVLLAAFANSPVLHGRRTGWKSSRWAAWLACDPARTAPPPLRDTDPDVDPAPAWARRVLHTPLLCVRGEGSRWTVPRGVTFADWVAGALPTRPTTADLDYHVSTLFPPVRAHGFLEIRYVDAQAGDGWALPTAVLAAVLSDEAAVDRVLEVCAPARGRWVSGARHGLEDRVLARAAAAVFALAADRLPGLGAPAWVRDALADMTARQVLRGRCPADDPAPGDHGAVTAPHLEPAIPEGELA, from the coding sequence GTGACTCAGAGCGTGTCCTCCGGCATCGACGGGGCGGCCGACCCCGAGCGGGCCGCGCCGGACGCCGGGCCCTCGGTGCTGCACGACTGCGCCGACGCCCAGGCCTACGTCGCGTCGGTCTGCTTCAAGCACGGGCCACCGCGGCTGATCGGCGTCGAGCTCGAATGGCTGGTGCAGCGGACGACCGTCCCCGACGCCCCGGTCGACCTCGCCACGCTGGCCGCCGCACTCGGCCCGCACGCTCCCACCACCCTCGATCCCACCACCCCCGCCCGGCCGCTCCCGGCCGGGTCCACGATCACCGTCGAACCCGGCGGCCAGGCCGAGCTGGCCAGCCCGCCGTTCGCGGACCTCGGGCAGCTGCTCGAGGCGGTCCGCTCCGACGGCGCCGAGCTCCTGGGCCGCCTCGCCGCCCACGGCGTCCTCCCGCACCCCCGCGCCGCCGACCCCCTGCGCCCGCCCCGGCGGCTGCTGCAGCTCCCGCGCTACCGCGCGATGGAGGAGTCGTTCGACCGCACCGGCCCCTACGGCCGCAGCGCCATGTGCTCCACGGCCGCCGTGCAGGTCTGCGTCGACACCGGCGAGGGCGCCGCCGTCGCCCGCCGCTGGGCCGCCGTGCACGCCGTCGGCCCGGTCCTGCTGGCCGCGTTCGCCAACTCCCCGGTGCTGCACGGGCGCCGCACCGGCTGGAAGTCCTCGCGGTGGGCCGCGTGGCTGGCCTGCGACCCCGCCCGCACCGCGCCGCCGCCGCTGCGCGACACCGACCCCGACGTCGACCCGGCCCCGGCCTGGGCGCGGCGGGTCCTGCACACGCCGCTGCTGTGCGTGCGCGGCGAGGGCAGCCGCTGGACGGTGCCCCGCGGCGTCACGTTCGCCGACTGGGTGGCCGGCGCGCTGCCGACCCGCCCCACCACGGCCGACCTCGACTACCACGTCTCCACGCTGTTCCCGCCGGTGCGGGCGCACGGGTTCCTGGAGATCCGCTACGTCGACGCCCAGGCCGGCGACGGCTGGGCGCTGCCGACGGCGGTGCTCGCCGCCGTGCTGTCCGACGAGGCCGCCGTCGACCGCGTGTTGGAGGTCTGCGCCCCTGCGCGCGGCCGCTGGGTCTCCGGTGCCCGGCACGGCCTGGAGGACCGCGTGCTGGCCCGCGCCGCCGCGGCCGTCTTCGCCCTCGCCGCCGACCGCCTGCCCGGCCTCGGCGCTCCCGCCTGGGTCCGCGACGCCCTCGCCGACATGACCGCGCGCCAGGTGCTGCGCGGCCGCTGCCCCGCCGACGACCCGGCGCCCGGCGACCACGGCGCCGTCACCGCCCCGCACCTCGAACCGGCGATCCCGGAAGGAGAGCTCGCATGA